The following proteins are co-located in the Colletotrichum lupini chromosome 4, complete sequence genome:
- a CDS encoding platelet-activating factor acetylhydrolase, with translation MVSIPWLTISLAVLRYHPLRLAPRAQVYALHLSSTSSILGPQHHRHQNHARSHSTKTSIVPQNTLPFDSQIIKPPSNAVEHVLTTLDSIVNWARQGSFWPLTFGLACCGIEMMHVSMPRYDQDRLGIIFRASPRQADVMIVAGTVTNKMAPAVRQCYDQMPDPKWVISMGSCANGGGYYHYSYSVVRGVDRIVPVDIYVPGCPPTAEALLHGVFLLQAKQRRTKITRMWYRNTCIPSLFLSRSQPPLLSCQPSCWLVGSVFHLSCLAESSTHLITVWSDSDFYFAQFLRPNLKPCTFAAQHGTDNGNRRQNASQAVPHTTRTTNCPTLHILTPGIMILLSVLNGFTAPSTANMKVQTPRALAIWFCVSLACTALGEPLPDPTGGHNVGAQRFVVPFLEDNDVVWPNGVSTEYLVTLYYPTEDEKPCPKPYLEPELAKLYTDLWSYNISHLTSTLRWNATYLNEESGPTLLFGPGGWGVPTDGDYIIISELISHGYVVAAFDHVYEQPFLRYPNRTGVYGLPPNFSNYSLAWVEDLHAVRVRQQLHFIDYFPSLVARLEAPFRTTDLGTFGISLGGSAALTVALESDAVAAAINVDGANWGRLNSTSDSDLKKPSMILGFQGHNANSDRTWNNYRAWQTGWWRLFSVDGSLHPDWSDLGFWKTFGTTRTQGPIDGRRMVHISRTFIRAFFDDILRHNDQPLLDSPSEDFTEVHWDEVHNGP, from the exons ATGGTCTCAATACCATGGCTCACCATCTCACTAGCTGTTTTGCGGTATCATCCGCTGAGACTGGCACCTCGAGCACAAGTTTATGCCCTTCATCTTTCATCTACATCATCTATACTTGGACCTCAGCATCATCGCCATCAGAACCATGCGAGATCACACTCTACGAAAACTAGCATCGTGCCACAGAACACTCTCCCCTTTGACAGCCAAATCATCAAACCACCATCCAACGCCGTCGAACATGTGTT AACGACCTTGGATAGCATCGTCAATTGGGCCCGCCAGGGTTCCTTCTGGCCCTTGACCTTTGGTCTAGCCTGCTGCGGTATAGAGATGATGCATGTATCCATGCCCCGCTACGACCAGGATCGTCTCGGCATCATCTTCCGCGCCTCACCTCGACAAGCTGATGTTATGATCGTTGCTGGCACGGTCACGAACAAGATGGCACCTGCTGTTCGACAATGCTACGACCAGATGCCCGACCCGAAATGGGTCATCAGCATGGGCAGTTGTGCGAATGGAGGTGGTTATTACCACTACAGCTACTCAGTCGTCAGGGGAGTGGATCGGATTGTACCCGTCGACATCTACGTGCCCGGATGCCCACCCACTGCAGAGGCTCTACTACATGGCGTGTTTCTCTTACAGGCAAAGCAGAGAAGGACGAAGATCACGAGAATGTGGTATCGGAA TACATGTATACCATCCCTGTTCCTCTCTCGATCGCAACCTCCCCTTCTCTCATGTCAGCCATCGTGCTGGCTTGTTGGATCTGTCTTTCATTTGTCCTGCCTAGCAGAATCCAGTACGCATTTGATCACAGTCTGGAGCGATTCAGACTTTTACTTCGCACAATTTCTTAGACCCAACTTGAAGCCTTGCACCTTTGCTGCGCAACATGGAACTGA CAACGGGAATCGAAGGCAGA ACGCTTCGCAGGCCGTCCCCCACACTACGCGCACAACCAATTGCCCGACGTTGCACATTTTGACTCCT GGAATAATGATCTTGCTCAGTGTATTGAACGGCTTCACTGCGCCATCGACCGCCAACATGAAGGTTCAAACCCCCAGAGCCCTGGCGATTTGGTTCTGCGTGTCGCTCGCATGTACGGCCCTCGGAGAACCACTCCCTGATCCTACGGGAGGGCACAACGTCGGCGCTCAGCGTTTCGTCGTCCCCTTCTTGGAAGATAATGATGTCGTGTGGCCGAACGGTGTTTCGACTGAGTACCTCGTCACGCTGTACTATCCTACCGAAGACGAGAAGCCTTGCCCAAAGCCGTACCTCGAACCCGAGCTTGCCAAATTATACACCGACCTGTGGAGCTACAATATTTCTCACTTGACGTCAACGCTGAGATGGAACGCGACTTATCTGAATGAAGAGAGCGGCCCAACACTTCTTTTCGGACCTGGCGGTTGGGGTGTTCCGACGGATGGCGACTACATAATCATCTCGGAACTGATATCACATG GATATGTCGTTGCTGCGTTTGATCACGTTTATGAGCAGCCTTTTTTGCGGTACCCCAATCGCACGGGCGTCTACGGACTGCCACCGAATTTCAGCAATTATTCCCTTGCCTGGGTAGAGGACTTGCATGCCGTCAGGGTCAGACAGCAGCTGCACTTCATCGACTACTTCCCCTCACTCGTGGCAAGGCTTGAAGCTCCCTTTAGGACCACCGATTTAGGCACATTCGGGATATCGTTAGGAGGCTCTGCCGCTCTCACCGTAGCTCTCGAGAGCGATGCAGTAGCAGCCGCTATAAACGTCGACGGTGCCAACTGGGGTCGATTGAACAGCACATCCGACTCGGATCTCAAGAAACCCTCGATGATTCTAGGCTTTCAGGGCCACAACGCGAATTCGGACCGCACCTGGAACAACTACCGAGCCTGGCAGACTGGCTGGTGGCGTCTGTTCTCGGTGGATGGAAGTTTGCATCCTGACTGGTCTGACCTGGGGTTCTGGAAGACTTTCGGCACGACACGTACACAGGGGCCAATTGACGGGAGGAGAATGGTCCATATCTCAAGGACGTTCATTCGGGCCTTTTTTGACGACATCTTGCGTCATAATGACCAGCCTCTTTTGGACAGCCCTTCTGAAGACTTCACTGAAGTGCATTGGGACGAAGTTCACAATGGACCATGA
- a CDS encoding RecQ family ATP-dependent DNA helicase codes for MDDDFGFDSADEADLLAVVDAAPSAAKRPNEDTDQSEEPGPKRQRGSSDHSVLARRVLRERFGLESFRLEQEAAINRIISGDSAVVVFPTGGGKSLCYQVPAVAIKELDKETGSRSPEESGVTVVISPLIALMKDQVDALRRRGIAAAVLDSTQSREEFVDVHSKLACGKLDLLYCAPERLNNEGFLASMSQIWGHSFRPDYLKIARFAKEANVDRVICLTATATAAVAKDIRTTFDIPPEGLFVTSMYRPNLRLLVEPITTDDDQVEICTKFLKKHPGPSIIYVTTHAAAETLANELSKKKFNARAYHGGLNADVRGGIQDTFLKSQNMIIVGTIAFGMGIDKENVRTIIHFDLPGSLEAYSQQIGRAGRDGKPSTCMLYLSDKDFFVRNVFIHGERPSMLALRALFEEICSKENCQLKPGDPFSVAITSQSRRIDIRETQLSIIYAYLELKFGLLRASTPQYSEYKYQVLQHRALEIDGSPASKYILSHSRKAQTWTNIDVDVPVGNGGVSRADVTRKLDSWAESGIIKLSKTGVQKVFRVSKKLPSQQADIDEIIDNIDQEIVKKEKQDLQRVQDLVNLLTGKSCLTRGLATYFADTTHSSVKECGHCTWCETHQQVRLPGFTPKPLDEKAMRRVLAVCKEACQQEASKAKGGKPKTTALQTRQALANSTAKDDARFMACVAFGIRTPRVSSMSLHNNKAVFETMSTCNFNDLVQKFEDMIK; via the exons ATGGATGACGACTTCGGCTTCGACTCGGCCGATGAAGCCGATCTGCTCGCTGTAGTGGACGCTGCTCCCTCTGCAGCCAAGCGACCTAATGAGGATACGGATCAAAGTGAAGAACCAGGACCGAAACGACAGAGAGGTTCCTCCGATCACTCGGTTCTGGCCCGCAGAGTCTTGCGAGAACGATTCGGCCTGGAAAGCTTTCGTCTGGAGCAGGAAGCAGCAATCAATCGCATCATCAGTGGCGACAGCGCTGTTGTAGTATTTCCTACTGGCGGAGGAAAGAGTTTGTGCTATCAG gtccccGCCGTGGCTATAAAGGAGCTCGACAAGGAAACAGGATCGCGCAGCCCAGAAGAAAGTGGTGTCACGGTCGTCATTTCTCCCCTCATAGCACTGATGAAGGACCAAGTTGATGCCCTCAGACGCCGAGGCATCGCTGCAGCCGTTCTGGATTCGACGCAAAGTCGCGAAGAGTTCGTCGATGTTCACAGCAAGCTGGCGTGCGGCAAACTCGATCTCCTATACTGCGCACCAGAGCGGCTCAACAACGAGGGCTTTCTTGC AAGTATGTCTCAAATT TGGGGACACTCCTTCCGCCCAGACTACCTCAAAA TCGCTCGTTTTGCGAAGGAAGCCAACGTGGACAGAGTCATCTGTCTCACAGCGACCGCGACAGCAGCCGTTGCGAAAGACATTCGAACTACTTTCGACATCCCGCCCGAGGGTCTTTTCGTGACAAGCATGTACCGACCAAA TCTCCGATTATTGGTCGAGCCTATCACTACAGATGACGACCAAGTCGAGATATGCACTAAATTCTTGAAGAAACACCCCGGCCCATCAATTATATACGTCACAACCCATGCG GCTGCAGAAACTCTAGCCAATGAACTGTCTAAAAAGAAGTTCAATGCTCGCGCATATCATGGAGGACTAAACGCAGACGTACGGGGCGGAATACAAGACACGTTTCTCAAGAGTCAAAACATGATC ATTGTTGGCACAATTGCATTTGGCATGGGTATCGACAAGGAGAACGTGCGGACCATCATCCATTTCGATCTTCCAGGCAGCCTTGAAGCCTATAGCCAACAGATTGGGAGGGCTGGACGAGACGGCAAGCCAAGCACGTGCATGCTCTATCTTTCGGACAAAGATTTCTTTGTCAGAAACGTCTTCATCCATGGCGAACGACCATCCATGCTGGCTCTACGCGCACTGTTTGAGGAGATCTGCAGCAAGGAGAACTGTCAGCTGAAGCCCGGAGACCCCTTCTCCGTGGCTATCACGTCGCAATCACGGCGGATAGACATTAGG GAGACCCAACTTTCTATCATCTACGCCTACCTAGAATTGAAGTTCGGCCTTCTCCGGGCTAGCACTCCTCAGTACTCCGAATACAAATATCAGGTGCTGCAGCATCGTGCTCTTGAGATCGACGGCTCACCAGCATCGAAGTACATCTTATCCCACTCCAGAAAAGCGCAAACCTGGACAAATATCGATGTTGACGTTCCTGTTGGGAACGGCGGAGTAAGTCGCGCTGATGTTACGCGGAAATTAGACTCGTGGGCCGAGTCTGGCATCATCAAGCTCAGCAAGACCGGTGTCCAAAAGGTCTTCCGCGTCAGCAAGAAACTCCCAAGTCAGCAGGCCGATATTGACGAAATCATCGACAACATAGACCAGGAAATtgtgaagaaggagaagcagGATTTGCAGCGCGTTCAAGACCTGGTCAACCTGCTGACAGGCAAAAGCTGCCTTACTCGTGGGCTTGCAACTTACTTTGCCGATACGACTCACTCTTCAGTCAAGGAATGTGGCCACTGCACATGGTGCGAAACACATCAGCAGGTCAGGTTACCGGGATTTACCCCCAAACCTTTAGATGAAAAGGCCATGAGAAGGGTGTTGGCCGTATGCAAAGAAGCATGTCAACAAGAGGCGAGTAAGGCCAAAGGTGGTAAACCGAAGACCACAGCACTCCAGACTAGGCAGGCTCTGGCCAACAGCACAGCCAAAGACGATGCCCGATTCATGGCCTGCGTGGCTTTCGGTATCCGGACACCCCGCGTCAGTAGCATGAGCCTGCACAACAACAAGGCCGTGTTTGAGACAATGAGCACCTGCAACTTCAAC GATCTCGTTCAGAAATTCGAAGACATGATAAAATGA